Proteins encoded in a region of the Sphingopyxis sp. OAS728 genome:
- the murI gene encoding glutamate racemase — MNAPAPDAPILFFDSGLGGLTVLGPTRALLPTAPIVYAADYAGLPYGQKSEAELAARVPALLGRLVERYQPRLAVIACNTASTIALAHVRAALDLPIVGTVPAIKPAAELTKSGVIGVLGTEATVRQPYVDDLSAKFADGKIVLRHGSPGLVTGAEAKLRGETIDPAVIARAVAGLRDQPGGDAMDVIVLACTHFPLLEQELQAAVGPGVRLIDGAAGIARRIAHLTAGQAWPDAASPGIAVFTRSEDRPPPPLAALASYGIGTIETI, encoded by the coding sequence ATGAACGCCCCTGCCCCCGATGCGCCCATCCTGTTCTTCGATAGCGGCCTTGGCGGGCTCACCGTGCTGGGGCCGACGCGTGCGCTGCTGCCGACTGCGCCGATCGTCTATGCTGCGGACTATGCCGGGCTGCCTTACGGCCAGAAAAGCGAAGCCGAGCTTGCCGCGCGCGTTCCGGCGCTGCTCGGGCGCCTCGTCGAACGCTACCAGCCGCGGCTCGCGGTGATCGCGTGCAACACTGCTTCCACCATAGCGCTCGCGCATGTCCGCGCTGCGCTCGACCTGCCGATCGTCGGCACGGTCCCCGCGATTAAGCCCGCCGCCGAACTCACCAAAAGCGGCGTCATCGGGGTGCTGGGGACCGAGGCGACGGTACGCCAGCCCTATGTCGACGATCTCAGCGCGAAGTTCGCCGACGGCAAGATCGTGCTGCGCCACGGCAGCCCCGGCCTCGTCACCGGTGCCGAGGCCAAGCTGCGCGGCGAAACGATCGACCCCGCAGTCATCGCGCGCGCTGTTGCGGGGCTGCGCGACCAGCCGGGCGGCGACGCGATGGATGTCATCGTCCTTGCCTGCACCCATTTTCCCTTGCTGGAGCAGGAGTTGCAGGCGGCCGTCGGACCGGGTGTCCGGCTGATCGACGGTGCGGCGGGGATCGCGCGGCGCATCGCGCATTTGACCGCCGGCCAGGCTTGGCCCGATGCAGCATCGCCGGGCATCGCCGTCTTCACCCGCAGCGAAGACCGCCCGCCGCCACCGCTTGCGGCGCTCGCGTCCTACGGGATCGGGACGATCGAGACGATCTGA
- a CDS encoding lipase family protein, with protein sequence MRHFYAVILLAILSALSPPAAAQPTRYLISAQPMTDTPPGTQAWRVQYWTTNGSGQRLAVTGIVAAPMEAIPPRPRRVIAWTHGAWGVAEKCAPSLSPNFFEYSAGMNAVRNGYVVVAPDYIGLASPTMHPFLVGHDTANAVLDAVRAAREIPGAAAGSSFAVWGESQGGHAALWTAISARSYAPDLTLVGTAAAAPPTDLGANLAQGSDKNARALLLSFALHSWSTLYGFSLDSITNRTNQGIIRRLSENNCVSFNKKPKLGTILGILTIARATKNKDIARIEPFASFERTNSVDPARVPGPLLIAQSSKDTIVAAPVTRKFAKAVCKRGTPTRWIDMTGDHGASAKDSAQETIGWITSRFDGNAPPNDCRRI encoded by the coding sequence ATGCGCCATTTCTATGCCGTGATCCTGCTCGCCATCCTGTCCGCGCTGTCACCGCCCGCTGCGGCACAGCCGACCCGCTATCTGATCTCGGCGCAACCGATGACCGATACGCCGCCCGGCACGCAGGCGTGGCGCGTGCAATATTGGACGACGAACGGCAGCGGCCAGCGCCTTGCCGTCACCGGCATCGTCGCGGCGCCGATGGAGGCGATCCCGCCGCGTCCGCGCCGAGTGATCGCCTGGACGCATGGCGCATGGGGCGTCGCCGAGAAATGTGCGCCATCGCTTAGCCCGAACTTCTTCGAATATTCCGCCGGGATGAACGCCGTTCGCAACGGCTATGTCGTGGTCGCGCCCGATTATATCGGCCTGGCCAGCCCGACGATGCATCCGTTTCTCGTCGGGCATGACACCGCAAACGCCGTGCTCGATGCCGTGCGCGCGGCGCGCGAAATCCCGGGCGCGGCGGCGGGGAGCAGCTTTGCCGTCTGGGGGGAATCGCAAGGCGGCCACGCCGCACTTTGGACTGCGATATCGGCGCGCAGCTACGCGCCCGACCTCACGCTCGTCGGCACCGCCGCGGCGGCGCCCCCGACCGACCTTGGCGCGAATCTCGCGCAAGGAAGCGACAAAAATGCCCGTGCGCTGCTCCTGTCTTTCGCGCTGCATAGCTGGTCGACGCTCTACGGCTTCTCGCTCGACAGCATCACCAACCGTACCAATCAGGGCATTATTCGCCGGCTGTCGGAGAATAATTGCGTGAGCTTCAACAAGAAGCCGAAGCTCGGCACGATCCTCGGCATCCTGACCATCGCCCGCGCGACGAAGAACAAGGATATTGCGAGGATCGAACCCTTCGCCTCGTTCGAGCGCACCAACAGCGTCGATCCCGCGCGCGTGCCGGGGCCATTGCTCATCGCGCAGAGCAGCAAGGACACGATCGTCGCAGCCCCGGTGACACGCAAGTTCGCGAAGGCGGTGTGCAAACGCGGCACCCCGACGCGCTGGATCGACATGACCGGCGATCATGGCGCGAGTGCGAAGGACAGCGCGCAGGAAACGATCGGATGGATCACCTCACGCTTCGACGGCAACGCGCCGCCGAATGATTGCCGGCGGATTTAG
- the dprA gene encoding DNA-processing protein DprA, whose product MTHAERLARLRLIRTPHVGPVSWHQLMSRFGSGEAALDALPDLVLRGGAGKARIAPVEVAERELERVAQLGARHIFSDDDDYSPMLREVEGAPPVVVVRGDTAMLRRPCVAIVGARNASAIACRFARQLAADLAARNVTVVSGLARGVDTAAHIGALGGSTVGVIASGIDIAFPPENTALQEKIASDQLLIAEQPPGTEPLARHFPSRNRIIAGLAHGTVVIEAAPKSGSLITARRAGDYGREVMAVPGSPLDPRAQGCNLLIREGATLVQTIDDVMEAVGPIDARMVREPVQHYAAAPTPADAGDGERRSLIDLLGPTPVAVDELVRQSGQAAATVQLVLLELELAGRVERHAGAKISLV is encoded by the coding sequence GTGACGCACGCCGAACGGCTGGCACGGCTGCGGTTGATCCGCACGCCGCACGTCGGTCCGGTGAGCTGGCACCAGCTGATGTCGCGCTTCGGATCGGGCGAAGCCGCGCTCGATGCGCTTCCCGACCTCGTACTGCGCGGCGGGGCAGGGAAGGCCCGCATCGCGCCCGTAGAGGTCGCCGAGCGCGAACTGGAGCGCGTGGCGCAATTGGGCGCCCGCCATATTTTCAGCGACGATGATGATTATTCGCCGATGTTGCGCGAGGTCGAGGGGGCGCCGCCTGTCGTCGTCGTCCGCGGCGACACCGCGATGCTGAGGCGGCCGTGCGTCGCGATCGTTGGCGCGCGCAACGCCTCGGCGATCGCATGCCGCTTCGCGCGCCAGCTCGCCGCCGACCTCGCCGCGCGCAATGTGACGGTGGTCAGCGGGCTCGCCCGCGGGGTCGACACCGCGGCGCATATCGGCGCGCTCGGCGGATCGACCGTCGGCGTCATCGCGAGTGGGATCGACATCGCCTTTCCGCCCGAGAACACCGCGTTGCAGGAAAAGATCGCGAGCGACCAGCTGCTGATCGCCGAACAACCGCCGGGGACCGAACCGCTCGCGCGTCATTTTCCGTCGCGCAACCGCATCATCGCCGGGCTCGCGCACGGGACGGTGGTGATCGAGGCGGCGCCCAAATCGGGATCGCTGATCACTGCACGGCGTGCTGGCGATTATGGGCGCGAGGTGATGGCGGTGCCGGGTTCGCCGCTCGATCCGCGCGCGCAAGGGTGCAATTTGCTGATCCGCGAGGGCGCAACATTGGTTCAGACGATCGACGATGTGATGGAAGCAGTCGGGCCGATCGATGCGCGGATGGTGCGCGAACCGGTGCAGCACTACGCCGCCGCTCCGACGCCTGCGGACGCAGGCGATGGCGAGCGCCGGTCGCTCATCGACCTGCTCGGGCCGACCCCCGTCGCCGTCGACGAACTCGTACGACAGTCGGGGCAGGCGGCGGCGACGGTGCAGCTCGTCCTGCTCGAACTCGAGCTAGCGGGCCGCGTCGAGCGCCATGCGGGGGCAAAAATTTCGCTCGTGTGA
- the plsY gene encoding glycerol-3-phosphate 1-O-acyltransferase PlsY, with translation MTIFLLVAVGYLLGSIPFGIILTRLFGAGDLRQIGSGNIGATNVLRTGRKGLAAATLILDGAKGAVAVLLARHFVPELGEHAAMIAGAAAMIGHCYPVWLNFRGGKGVATLLGLALALAWPIGLVFAVAWLGAVLLLRISSLGGMLGAISAPIAALALGYPVYAIGLAGLAVVVLWRHRENIARLRAGTEPRIGGKKETA, from the coding sequence ATGACGATTTTTTTGCTGGTCGCCGTCGGCTATCTTCTCGGCTCGATCCCCTTTGGCATCATCCTGACGCGCCTCTTCGGCGCCGGAGATCTGCGCCAGATCGGCTCGGGCAATATCGGCGCCACCAATGTGCTGCGCACCGGGCGCAAGGGGCTGGCGGCAGCGACGCTGATCCTCGACGGCGCGAAGGGCGCGGTCGCGGTTTTGCTTGCGCGGCATTTCGTGCCCGAACTTGGCGAGCATGCCGCCATGATCGCGGGCGCGGCGGCGATGATCGGGCATTGCTACCCGGTCTGGCTTAACTTCCGTGGCGGCAAGGGCGTCGCGACTTTGCTCGGCCTCGCGCTTGCGCTCGCCTGGCCGATCGGTCTCGTGTTTGCCGTGGCGTGGCTTGGTGCAGTGCTGCTCCTTCGCATATCGTCGCTGGGCGGGATGCTGGGCGCGATCTCGGCCCCGATTGCGGCGTTGGCGTTGGGTTATCCGGTCTATGCGATCGGTCTCGCGGGGCTCGCGGTGGTCGTGCTGTGGCGGCACCGCGAAAATATCGCGCGGCTGCGCGCCGGGACCGAGCCGCGCATCGGCGGAAAGAAAGAAACCGCGTGA
- a CDS encoding vWA domain-containing protein, protein MRSRFLTGVTMVAVLASAPAPTPFAMAHSVPAPDQGFCRNAGPLPQLDPEVRPQPQQVHSSIKTRGSEKHDREETMAVEPAPPPPPPPPPPPPPMAPPPPSYADDGADVVVTGSRAGTSSSDAAAEAPPPPPASAAPAPGSSSDFARVSPGIVPPRPYPRPQPQSGILTAGEHDDLLNPELYASYVNRSGDLGQEVQSLPRVDTTRVVTVKVNDRSGQPIPFADVVVTCSDGNSITMATQADGSAVFFPGLDRLSERITVSARKAGRTIADARPVLVSNAAGGQVVGLTASQSATKATKLDLMLVVDTTGSMGDEINYLQAELRSIIGAITAKHRDLDIRIGFVFYRDLGDDYVTRTIAFDRDIGRVQGALAQQDANGGGDYPEAMDQAMIRAVGQDWRPDAVKSLLLVADAPPHDDKFGRTWQAAEAARAKRIHITPVAASGVADKAEYAMRAMAAATQSRYLFLTDDSGVGNPHAPPAIDCYLVTKLDALVRRVIDSQISGRRIEPDDNEIIRSVGKYDAGKCILPADFKWQNG, encoded by the coding sequence ATGCGAAGCCGGTTTCTGACGGGTGTCACGATGGTTGCGGTGCTGGCTTCGGCGCCCGCGCCAACCCCGTTCGCCATGGCACACAGCGTGCCCGCCCCCGACCAGGGCTTCTGTCGCAACGCCGGACCCTTGCCCCAGCTCGACCCCGAGGTGCGGCCACAGCCGCAGCAGGTGCACAGCAGTATCAAGACGCGGGGAAGCGAGAAACACGATCGCGAAGAGACGATGGCGGTCGAGCCTGCCCCTCCGCCACCGCCGCCACCTCCTCCGCCCCCTCCGCCGATGGCCCCGCCACCACCGTCCTATGCCGACGACGGCGCTGATGTGGTCGTGACAGGATCACGAGCGGGCACCAGCTCCAGCGACGCCGCTGCCGAGGCGCCGCCGCCGCCACCCGCGTCTGCTGCGCCGGCTCCGGGTTCGTCTTCGGATTTTGCTCGCGTCAGCCCGGGCATCGTCCCGCCGCGCCCCTATCCGCGGCCGCAACCGCAATCGGGCATATTGACCGCCGGCGAACATGACGATTTGCTCAATCCCGAGCTTTACGCTTCCTATGTTAATCGCAGCGGCGATCTGGGGCAGGAGGTACAGAGCTTGCCGCGCGTCGACACGACGCGCGTCGTGACGGTGAAGGTCAACGACCGCAGCGGCCAGCCGATCCCCTTCGCCGATGTGGTCGTGACGTGCAGCGACGGCAACAGCATCACGATGGCGACGCAGGCCGACGGCAGCGCAGTCTTCTTCCCAGGCCTCGACCGGCTGAGCGAGCGGATCACCGTGTCGGCGCGCAAGGCCGGACGCACAATCGCCGACGCGCGCCCGGTACTCGTCTCCAATGCCGCGGGCGGGCAGGTCGTCGGCCTCACCGCAAGCCAATCGGCGACGAAAGCGACCAAGCTCGACCTGATGCTCGTCGTCGACACGACCGGCAGCATGGGTGACGAGATCAATTACCTGCAGGCCGAACTCCGCTCGATCATCGGGGCGATCACGGCGAAGCACCGCGACCTCGATATCCGGATCGGTTTCGTCTTCTACCGCGACCTTGGCGACGACTATGTGACGCGAACGATCGCTTTCGATCGGGACATCGGCCGCGTACAGGGCGCGTTGGCGCAGCAGGATGCGAACGGCGGCGGCGACTATCCCGAAGCGATGGATCAGGCGATGATCCGCGCGGTCGGGCAGGACTGGCGTCCCGACGCAGTGAAGTCGTTGCTGCTCGTCGCCGACGCGCCGCCGCATGACGACAAGTTCGGACGGACGTGGCAAGCCGCCGAGGCGGCGCGTGCGAAGCGCATCCACATCACCCCCGTCGCGGCGTCGGGCGTCGCCGACAAGGCCGAATATGCGATGCGCGCGATGGCGGCGGCGACCCAGTCGCGCTATTTGTTCCTGACCGACGACAGCGGGGTCGGCAATCCGCACGCGCCGCCGGCGATCGATTGTTATCTGGTAACCAAACTCGATGCGCTCGTCCGCCGCGTGATCGACAGCCAGATCAGCGGCCGCCGGATCGAGCCCGACGACAACGAAATCATCCGCAGCGTCGGCAAATATGATGCCGGCAAATGCATCCTGCCCGCCGATTTCAAATGGCAGAATGGATAA
- the hemA gene encoding 5-aminolevulinate synthase, with the protein MNYNDIFARAIDRLHEEGRYRVFIDILRNKGAFPNARCFAGHNGPKPITVWCSNDYLAMGQHPKVIAAMEEALHDVGAGSGGTRNIGGNTHYHVDLEHELADLHGKEGALLFTSGYISNEATLGTLGKLLPNCIIYSDELNHASMIAGIRNSGCEKRVWRHNDLAHLEELLAADDPDAAKLIAFESVYSMDGDVAPIHAICDLADKYNALTYCDEVHAVGMYGPRGGGITDRDEAASRVTIIEGTLGKAFGVMGGYIAANKNIIDVIRSYAPGFIFTTSLSPVLVAGVLASVRHLKASSVERDAQQDAAAYLKQSFRDAGLPVMDSTTHIVPLMVGDPVRAKKISDILLAEYGVYVQPINFPTVPRGTERLRFTPGPAHDEAMMRELTEALVEIWDRLELQLQKAA; encoded by the coding sequence GTGAACTATAACGATATTTTCGCTCGGGCCATCGACCGGCTGCACGAAGAAGGACGCTACCGCGTCTTCATCGACATCCTCCGCAACAAGGGCGCCTTTCCGAACGCACGCTGCTTCGCCGGCCATAACGGGCCGAAGCCGATCACCGTCTGGTGCTCGAACGACTATCTCGCGATGGGGCAGCACCCCAAGGTCATCGCCGCGATGGAAGAGGCGCTGCACGACGTCGGCGCCGGCTCGGGCGGCACGCGCAACATCGGCGGCAACACGCATTATCACGTTGACCTCGAGCATGAACTCGCCGACCTCCACGGCAAGGAAGGCGCGCTGCTCTTCACATCGGGCTATATCTCGAACGAAGCGACGCTCGGGACACTCGGCAAGCTGCTGCCGAACTGCATCATCTATTCGGACGAACTCAATCACGCGTCGATGATCGCGGGTATCCGCAACTCGGGTTGCGAGAAGCGCGTGTGGCGCCACAACGACCTCGCGCATCTCGAGGAACTGCTCGCCGCCGACGATCCCGACGCGGCGAAGCTGATCGCGTTCGAAAGCGTCTATTCGATGGATGGCGATGTCGCCCCGATCCACGCGATCTGCGACCTCGCCGACAAATATAACGCGCTCACCTATTGCGACGAAGTCCATGCTGTCGGCATGTATGGCCCGCGCGGCGGCGGCATCACCGACCGCGACGAGGCCGCGAGCCGCGTGACGATCATCGAGGGCACGCTGGGCAAGGCGTTCGGCGTGATGGGCGGCTATATCGCCGCCAACAAGAATATCATCGACGTGATCCGTTCTTACGCGCCCGGCTTCATCTTCACGACCAGCCTGTCGCCGGTGCTCGTCGCGGGCGTGCTCGCGAGCGTCCGGCACCTCAAGGCGTCGAGCGTCGAGCGCGACGCGCAGCAGGACGCCGCGGCTTATCTCAAGCAGAGCTTCCGCGACGCCGGCCTTCCGGTGATGGATTCGACGACGCATATCGTCCCGCTGATGGTCGGCGATCCGGTGCGCGCGAAGAAGATCAGCGACATCCTTCTTGCCGAATATGGCGTCTATGTGCAGCCGATCAATTTCCCGACCGTGCCGCGCGGCACCGAACGCCTGCGTTTCACGCCGGGCCCGGCGCATGACGAGGCGATGATGCGCGAGCTGACCGAAGCGCTCGTCGAAATCTGGGATCGGCTCGAACTCCAGCTTCAGAAGGCCGCGTGA
- the era gene encoding GTPase Era has protein sequence MTHRCGFVAVVGAPNAGKSTIVNALVGQKVAIVSPKAQTTRTRLMGVAMDGETQIILIDTPGIFAPTRRLDRAMVAAAWGSLEEAEAILVMVDAAAKLTGRVERVLEGIANRPEKKYLVLNKVDLTKKDKLLTIATELNSRVAFDETFFISASSGDGVPELKAHLAKLMPEGPWHFPEDEVSDAPERMLAAEITREQLYRQLHEELPYQSTVETEKFSTRPDGSAEIHQQILVARDNQRAIILGHKGERIKEIGSRSRAELTELLGRKVHLFLHVKVKANWDEDRGVYRDMGLDWVD, from the coding sequence ATGACCCACCGTTGCGGATTTGTCGCCGTCGTCGGCGCGCCCAACGCGGGCAAATCGACGATCGTCAACGCGCTCGTCGGCCAGAAGGTCGCGATCGTCAGCCCGAAGGCGCAGACGACGCGGACGCGGCTGATGGGCGTCGCGATGGACGGCGAGACGCAGATCATCCTGATCGACACGCCCGGTATCTTCGCGCCGACGCGCCGGCTCGACCGCGCGATGGTCGCGGCCGCTTGGGGAAGCCTTGAAGAAGCCGAAGCAATCCTCGTCATGGTCGATGCCGCGGCGAAGCTGACGGGCCGCGTCGAGCGCGTGCTCGAAGGCATCGCGAACCGCCCCGAGAAGAAATATCTGGTGCTGAACAAGGTCGACCTGACCAAGAAAGACAAGCTGCTAACGATCGCGACCGAGCTCAACAGCCGGGTCGCGTTCGACGAAACCTTCTTCATTTCGGCGAGCAGCGGCGATGGCGTGCCCGAACTCAAGGCGCATCTGGCGAAGCTGATGCCCGAGGGACCGTGGCATTTCCCCGAGGACGAGGTCAGCGACGCGCCCGAGCGCATGCTTGCCGCCGAGATCACGCGCGAGCAGCTCTATCGCCAACTTCACGAAGAACTGCCGTACCAGTCGACCGTCGAGACCGAGAAATTCTCGACGCGTCCCGACGGCAGCGCCGAAATCCATCAGCAAATCCTCGTCGCGCGCGACAATCAGCGCGCGATCATCCTCGGCCACAAGGGCGAGCGCATCAAGGAAATCGGTAGCAGGTCGCGCGCCGAGTTGACCGAATTGCTCGGCCGCAAGGTCCACCTGTTCCTGCATGTGAAGGTCAAGGCGAACTGGGACGAGGACCGCGGCGTCTATCGCGACATGGGGCTTGATTGGGTCGACTGA
- the topA gene encoding type I DNA topoisomerase — MQLVIVESPAKAKTIEKYLGRDFKVLASYGHVRDLPPKDGSVDPDDGFAMQWQLYPDKTKRMKEIQDAAKGADRLILATDPDREGEAISWHVQELLRSKKALPASVDRVTFNAITKQAVTDAMAHPRELDTDLIDAYRARRALDYLVGFTLSPVLWRKLPGAKSAGRVQSVALRLVVEREREIEAFVAQQYWSVTGLFEMGGTPFKARLSRWKGDKIERLSITNEADARAAEADVKAGHFTVDTVETKPLTRNPPPPFTTSTLQQEAARKLGFSASHTMRIAQALYEDGAITYMRTDGVQMDGSAISAARKAIATRYDGGYVPDQPRQYQTKAKNAQEAHEAIRPTDFSKDKAGSGDHARLYELIWKRALASQMASARLERTSVDLSDGTGKTVMRATGQVVKFPGFLALYDESRDDAGDDDDARLLPAMAKGDAPAKTGVEVESHETQPPPRYSEASLVKKMEELGIGRPSTYASILQVLKDRAYVTVEKNRFIPEESGRLLTAFLERFFERYVGYDFTAGLEEELDDVSGGRAQWQAVLERFWRDFKPRTGEVMEQKPSEITAALDEFLGPYLFPDKGDGSDPRLCPNCGTGRLALRGGKFGPFIACSNYPDCKFTRKFAQPGGSDAGDTGPETLGADPDSGLEVTKRSGRFGPYVQLGDGKEAKRSSIPKDIPGEDFDFDYALRLLSLPREVGVHPESGKPIMAGLGRYGPYLLHDGKYAKLTGTAEIFDIGMNAAVVRIAEAAAGGGRGRTKAEPLNTFGPHPTSGGEMKLMEGRFGPYVTDGTTNATLPKTADPATLTLEEAIALIDARAAKGPAKGKKKAAPKKKAPAKKPAAKKAPAKKKAAAE, encoded by the coding sequence ATGCAATTGGTAATTGTGGAATCGCCTGCAAAGGCGAAAACGATCGAGAAATATCTCGGTCGCGACTTCAAGGTTCTGGCCAGCTATGGCCATGTCCGCGACCTGCCGCCCAAGGACGGTTCGGTCGATCCCGACGACGGCTTCGCGATGCAATGGCAGCTGTATCCCGACAAGACGAAGCGAATGAAGGAAATCCAGGACGCGGCGAAGGGCGCCGATCGACTGATCCTCGCGACTGACCCTGATCGCGAGGGCGAGGCGATCAGCTGGCACGTGCAGGAATTGCTGCGCAGCAAGAAGGCGCTGCCGGCGTCGGTCGATCGCGTGACGTTCAACGCGATCACCAAGCAGGCGGTGACCGATGCGATGGCGCATCCGCGCGAGCTCGATACCGACCTGATCGACGCCTACCGCGCGCGCCGTGCGCTTGACTATCTCGTCGGCTTCACCCTGTCGCCGGTGCTTTGGCGCAAGCTGCCCGGCGCCAAATCGGCGGGCCGTGTCCAGTCGGTCGCGCTGCGCCTCGTCGTCGAACGCGAGCGCGAGATCGAGGCCTTTGTTGCGCAGCAATATTGGTCGGTGACGGGGCTGTTCGAAATGGGCGGTACGCCGTTCAAGGCGCGGCTTTCCCGTTGGAAGGGCGACAAGATCGAGCGCCTCTCGATCACAAACGAGGCCGATGCGCGCGCCGCCGAGGCCGATGTGAAGGCGGGCCATTTCACCGTCGATACGGTCGAGACCAAGCCGCTGACGCGCAATCCGCCGCCGCCCTTCACCACCTCGACGTTGCAGCAGGAAGCGGCGCGCAAGCTCGGCTTCTCGGCGAGCCACACGATGCGCATCGCGCAGGCGCTCTATGAGGATGGCGCGATCACATACATGCGTACCGACGGTGTCCAGATGGACGGCAGCGCGATCAGCGCCGCGCGCAAGGCGATCGCGACGCGCTACGACGGCGGCTATGTCCCCGACCAGCCGCGCCAGTATCAGACCAAGGCGAAGAATGCGCAGGAAGCGCATGAGGCGATCCGCCCGACCGATTTTTCGAAGGACAAGGCGGGCAGCGGCGATCATGCGCGGTTGTACGAGCTGATCTGGAAGCGTGCGCTCGCGAGCCAGATGGCGTCGGCACGGCTCGAACGCACGAGTGTCGATCTTTCCGACGGCACGGGCAAGACGGTGATGCGGGCGACCGGGCAGGTCGTGAAATTCCCCGGCTTCCTCGCGCTATACGACGAAAGCCGCGACGATGCCGGCGACGATGACGATGCGCGCCTGCTGCCCGCGATGGCAAAGGGCGATGCGCCGGCGAAAACCGGCGTCGAGGTCGAGAGCCACGAGACCCAGCCGCCGCCGCGCTATTCGGAAGCGAGCCTCGTCAAGAAGATGGAGGAACTCGGCATCGGGCGTCCGTCGACCTATGCGTCGATCCTGCAGGTGCTGAAGGACCGCGCCTATGTGACGGTCGAGAAGAACCGCTTTATCCCCGAGGAAAGCGGGCGGCTGCTGACGGCGTTCCTCGAGCGCTTCTTCGAACGTTATGTCGGCTACGACTTCACCGCCGGGCTCGAGGAAGAACTCGACGATGTGTCGGGTGGCCGCGCGCAGTGGCAGGCGGTGCTCGAACGTTTCTGGCGCGATTTCAAGCCGCGCACCGGCGAGGTGATGGAGCAGAAGCCGTCGGAGATCACCGCGGCGCTCGACGAGTTTCTCGGCCCCTATCTCTTCCCCGACAAAGGTGACGGCAGCGACCCGCGCCTCTGCCCCAACTGCGGTACCGGGCGGCTCGCGCTGCGCGGCGGCAAGTTCGGGCCGTTCATCGCATGCAGCAATTACCCCGACTGCAAATTCACGCGAAAGTTCGCGCAGCCGGGTGGCAGCGATGCTGGCGATACCGGGCCGGAAACGCTTGGTGCCGATCCCGACAGCGGGCTGGAAGTGACGAAACGCAGCGGACGGTTCGGCCCCTATGTCCAGCTCGGCGACGGTAAGGAGGCAAAACGTTCGTCGATCCCGAAGGACATCCCGGGCGAGGATTTCGACTTCGACTATGCGCTGCGGCTTCTGAGCCTGCCGCGCGAGGTCGGCGTGCATCCCGAAAGCGGCAAGCCGATCATGGCGGGGCTGGGGCGCTATGGCCCCTATCTGCTCCACGACGGCAAATATGCGAAGCTCACCGGCACCGCCGAAATCTTCGACATCGGCATGAACGCCGCGGTCGTGCGCATTGCCGAGGCCGCGGCGGGCGGCGGGCGTGGGCGGACCAAGGCCGAACCGCTCAACACCTTCGGCCCGCATCCGACGAGCGGCGGCGAGATGAAGCTGATGGAAGGGCGCTTTGGCCCTTACGTGACCGATGGGACGACCAACGCGACGCTGCCCAAGACCGCCGACCCCGCAACGCTCACGCTCGAAGAGGCGATCGCGCTGATCGATGCGCGCGCCGCGAAGGGACCGGCGAAGGGCAAGAAAAAGGCGGCGCCGAAGAAAAAGGCTCCAGCGAAAAAGCCTGCGGCCAAGAAGGCGCCGGCAAAGAAGAAGGCTGCCGCCGAATAG
- the rnc gene encoding ribonuclease III codes for MNDPLDTGALAGIIGGAPGDPALYDLALTHGSTGRADYQRLEFLGDRVLGLVIASELYTRFPAASEGEMSSRLHVLASGATCATVARKLDLTALIRFGAQARNDGGRYSDNIAADAMEALIGALWLDKGADAARQFILTHWGEMIDGQQAAPKHPKAALQEWALARKRRPPEYEIVSREGPDHSPRFRVAVTVGKLARAEAEGTSKQAAEKAAAAALLAELEGIKE; via the coding sequence TTGAACGATCCACTCGACACCGGAGCGCTTGCCGGCATCATCGGCGGCGCTCCGGGCGATCCGGCGCTCTATGATCTGGCGCTGACGCACGGCAGTACCGGGCGCGCGGATTACCAGCGGCTCGAATTTCTCGGCGATCGCGTGCTCGGCCTCGTCATCGCGTCCGAACTCTACACGCGCTTTCCTGCCGCGAGCGAAGGCGAAATGTCGTCGCGGCTGCACGTCCTTGCGTCGGGCGCGACCTGTGCGACGGTCGCGCGCAAGCTCGACCTGACGGCGCTTATCCGCTTCGGGGCGCAGGCGCGTAACGACGGCGGGCGCTATAGCGACAATATCGCCGCCGATGCGATGGAAGCCCTGATCGGTGCGCTCTGGCTCGACAAGGGCGCCGATGCGGCGCGTCAGTTCATCCTGACCCATTGGGGCGAGATGATCGACGGGCAGCAGGCGGCACCCAAGCATCCGAAAGCGGCGCTGCAGGAATGGGCGCTTGCCCGCAAGCGACGCCCGCCCGAATATGAGATCGTATCGCGCGAAGGACCCGATCATTCGCCGCGCTTTCGTGTTGCCGTGACCGTCGGCAAGCTAGCGCGCGCCGAGGCCGAGGGCACGAGCAAACAGGCGGCCGAAAAGGCCGCGGCGGCGGCATTGCTCGCCGAACTTGAAGGAATAAAGGAATGA